The Ananas comosus cultivar F153 linkage group 2, ASM154086v1, whole genome shotgun sequence genome contains a region encoding:
- the LOC109703907 gene encoding histone acetyltransferase HAC1-like isoform X3, translating to MVMGPVEHLFQSIYKNIQNHSDPSTHHLTPSSTVNMMIPTPGIPQSASINSIYSSSVDNHTSSTFGAGMMPETTKLLPASNSSAEVGRSISFISSSGLISNGYQPTSCTNLASSASALPQELSQMIPTPIFNNIETLCVDSEDSNGGGFSNINSVVTSRMQQQKQYGGSQSGNFLNIGGHIGAGIRSNMQQSPAACGFSNGCMNGGIGLLGSNSQILTDSATYNFSPKSLQQHFGQPQHQSVIASLPQQVLPVLDGNYALRPANVASSASRYGPSSPVLSSSSNPNMNTRNIGSQFRINPTVLNHQENMKELQPLARSQVSIHPQKVNSQVMHEPVAVSHDESFLPRVTKEAHSESERSMPQSDYHRQVKWLLFLFHARKCSYPAGACPEGRCVETQKLVRHMEACNVKQCKYPRCWDSRKILFHFKQCRSETCPLCGPARKFLIANSKKSVSAPLTHCSVSHINGSQRRADTVRPKTDIQQSSPKRMKVDHMSPSVQESERSVSHRSINGTDTVRTKNDIQQSSPRRMKVNHMHASSQESETSLSVPFANLLHVNQKEHYEVVAQNDLAVSTIPESTEAKIFLDLHAGKENSASHGCNIDGSAHVQRPNADAGVSDEVDCHVKQEFCMTENEINQKNAKAKLEMNDSLTDPSDRSKSGKPKVKGVSLTELFTPEQIRDHIAGLRKWFGQSKAKAEKNQAMEHLMSENSCQLCAVERLNFEPTPIYCSPCGARIKRNATYYSYGSGETRQFFCILCYNQARGDTIEVDGTQFQKAKFEKKRNDEETEESWVQCDKCEAWQHQICALFNGRRNDGGQAEYTCPKCYVEEVERGERTPLPQNAVLGAMDLPRTVLSDHIEQRLFKRLKQEKQDRARQLGKDYDEVPGVEGLVVRVVSSVDKKLEVKQQYLELFKEENCPTEFPYKSKAILLFQKIEGVEVCLFGMYVQEFGSECPFPNQRRIYLSYLDSVKYFRPEIKTVTGEALRTFVYHEILIGYLEYSKKRGFTSCYIWACPPLKGEDYILYCHPEIQKTPKSDKLREWYLSMLRKATAENIVIETTNLYDHFFISMGESKAKVTASRLPYFDGDYWPGAAEDMINQLRQEEDGRKQTKGKIKKMISKRTLKAAGHTDLSGNFSKDALLMQKLGETICPMKEDFIMVHLQHACTHCSLLMVSGTRWVCNQCKKFQLCDKCHDAEQRLDVRDRHPVNSRDKHNLYPVEINDVAADTKDEDEILESEFFDTRHAFLSLCQGNHYQYDTLRRAKHSSMMVLYHLHNPTAPAFVTTCRMCHHDIEAGQSWHCETCPDFDVCSTCYQNEGSVDHPHRLTNQLSMSDRNAQNKEARQQRVLQLRTMLDLLVHASQCRYPHCQYPNCRKVKKLFRHGMQCRLRASGGCNLCKRMWYLLQLHARACRELECTVPRCKDLKEHFRRSQKQSESRRRAAVMEMMRQRATEVASANTG from the exons ATGGTGATGGGGCCGGTTGAGCACCTTTTTCAGTCTATCTATAAAAATATTCAGAACCACAGCGATCCTTCAACACATCATCTAACACCTTCTTCAACCGTCAATATGATGATCCCAACACCTGGTATACCCCAAAGTGCAAgtataaattctatatattctTCTTCTGTGGATAACCACACTAGTAGCACTTTTGGTGCTGGTATGATGCCTGAAACAACCAAATTACTACCAGCTTCAAATAGCTCAGCTGAAGTTGGGCGTAGTATCTCCTTCATCTCATCCAGTG GGCTGATTTCTAATGGATACCAACCCACTAGCTGTACTAACCTGGCATCCTCTGCTTCGGCACTACCACAAGAACTAAGTCAAATGATTCCAACTCCTATATTTAACAACATAGAGACCCTGTGTGTGGATTCTGAAGATTCTAATGGAGGTGGTTTTTCCAACATTAATTCTGTTGTCACTTCGCGCATGCAACAGCAGAAGCAATATGGTGGAAGTCAGAGTGGGAACTTCTTGAATATTGGAGGTCATATTGGTGCTGGAATCCGGTCCAACATGCAGCAAAGTCCTGCTGCATGTggtttttcaaatggatgtatGAATGGTGGAATAGGGTTGCTCGGGAGCAACAGTCAGATTCTTACTGACTCAGCTACTTACAATTTTTCTCCAAAATCTCTACAGCAGCACTTTGGTCAGCCACAACACCAATCAGTGATAG CATCCTTACCCCAGCAGGTATTGCCGGTGCTGGATGGTAATTATGCATTGAGGCCAGCTAATGTAGCTAGTTCAGCAAGTCGTTATGGTCCATCTTCACCTGTTTTATCATCATCGAGTAACCCAAACATGAATACGAGAAACATTGGTTCTCAGTTTAGAATAAATCCAACAGTGCTGAACCATCAAGAAAACATGAAGGAATTGCAGCCTCTTGCCAGATCTCAAGTGTCGATTCATCCACAAAAGGTCAATTCACAAGTAATGCATGAACCTGTGGCTGTATCCCACGATGAGTCGTTCCTTCCACGAGTAACTAAAGAAGCTCACTCAGAATCCGAACGCTCCATGCCACAAAGTGATTACCATAGGCAAGTAAAGTGGCTGCTGTTCTTGTTCCATGCTCGGAAATGTTCATATCCAGCTGGAGCTTGTCCAGAAGGACGCTGTGTAGAAACACAGAAGCTAGTGAGGCATATGGAAGCCTGTAACGTAAAACAATGCAAATACCCTAGATGTTGGGATTCCAGaaaaattctttttcattttaagcAATGCCGCTCAGAAACTTGTCCTTTATGCGGCCCTGCACGCAAGTTCTTGATAGCTAATAGTAAGAAATCAGTCAGCGCTCCGCTTACACATTGTTCGGTGAGTCACATAAACGGTTCACAGAGAAGAGCAGACACTGTCAGACCTAAGACTGATATTCAACAATCCTCACCAAAGCGCATGAAGGTGGACCATATGTCCCCTTCTGTTCAAGAGAGTGAAAGATCTGTTTCACATAGAAGTATCAATGGAACAGACACAGTGAGAACTAAGAATGATATTCAGCAGTCCTCACCGAGGCGCATGAAGGTGAACCATATGCATGCTTCCTCTCAAGAAAGTGAAACATCTCTTTCTGTTCCTTTTGCGAATCTATTGCATGTCAATCAGAAGGAACATTATGAAGTGGTTGCACAGAATGACCTTGCTGTTTCCACAATCCCTGAGTCCACTGAAGCGAAGATATTCTTAGACTTGCATGCTGGAAAGGAAAATTCAGCTAGCCATGGCTGTAATATTGATGGGAGTGCTCATGTGCAGAGACCAAATGCTGATGCTGGTGTTTCAGATGAGGTTGATTGTCATGTCAAGCAAGAATTCTGCATGACTGAGAATGAGATCAATCAGAAGAATGCCAAAGCTAAGCTGGAAATGAATGATTCGCTGACAGACCCTTCAGATAGAAGTAAATCAGGCAAACCGAAGGTCAAAGGTGTTTCGTTGACGGAGTTGTTCACTCCAGAGCAAATTAGGGATCACATTGCTGGCCTGAGGAAATGGTTCGGTCAG AGTAAGGCGAAGGCTGAAAAGAATCAAGCAATGGAACATTTGATGAGCGAGAACTCATGCCAGTTATGCGCAGTGGAAAGGCTTAACTTTGAACCCACACCAATTTATTGCTCACCTTGTGGTGCTCGAATAAAACGAAATGCAACTTATTATTCATATGGAAGTGGTGAAACTCGACAATTCTTCTGCATTCTGTGCTATAATCAGGCTCGTGGTGACACCATTGAGGTAGATGGTACTCAATTTCAGAAGGCGAAATttgagaagaagagaaatgatGAGGAAACAGAAGAATCT TGGGTTCAATGTGATAAATGTGAAGCTTGGCAGCATCAAATATGCGCTCTCTTTAATGGCCGAAGAAATGATGGAGGACAGGCGGAGTACACTTGCCCTAAGTGCTATGTTGAGGAGGTAGAGAGAGGTGAACGTACCCCTTTGCCCCAGAATGCTGTTCTTGGGGCAATGGATCTGCCAAGGACTGTTCTCAGCGATCACATAGAACAAAGGCTCTTTAAGAGGCTTAAGCAAGAGAAACAAGATCGAGCAAGACAACTTGGAAAAGATTATGATGAG GTACCAGGGGTGGAAGGACTTGTAGTTAGAGTTGTGTCATCAGTTGACAAGAAGCTGGAAGTGAAACAACAGTATTTAGAACTATTTAAAGAAGAGAATTGCCCAACAGAGTTTCCATATAAATCCAAG GCTATATTGTTATTCCAGAAGATAGAGGGAGTAGAAGTTTGCCTCTTTGGCATGTATGTCCAAGAATTCGGTTCAGAATGCCCTTTTCCTAACCAACGGCGCATTTATCTCTCCTACCTGGACTCTGTGAAGTACTTCAGGCCTGAGATAAAAACAGTGACTGGAGAAGCTCTACGTACTTTTGTTTACCATGAAATTCTG atagggtatcttgAATATAGTAAGAAGCGCGGGTTCACGAGCTGCTACATATGGGCTTGTCCTCCTCTGAAAGGTGAAGATTACATCCTATACTGTCATCCTGAGATTCAGAAAACCCCAAAATCTGACAAACTGCGGGAGTG GTACTTATCAATGCTTCGGAAAGCTACTGCGGAGAATATTGTCATAGAAACTACAAATTTATATGATCACTTTTTTATATCCATGGGGGAATCCAAAGCTAAGGTCACTGCATCTCGGTTGCCATACTTTGATGGAGATTATTGGCCGGGGGCAGCGGAGGATATGATCAATCAACTCCGTCAAGAAGAAGATGGTAGAAAACAAACCAAGGGGAAAATTAAAAAGATGATTTCAAAAAGGACTCTCAAAGCTGCTGGTCATACTGATCTTTCTGGCAATTTCTCCAAGGATGCTTTATTGATGCAAAAA CTTGGTGAGACAATTTGCCCAATGAAGGAAGATTTCATCATGGTTCATCTGCAGCATGCTTGCACCCACTGCTCTCTTCTTATGGTCTCTGGGACACGATGGGTGTGCAACCAATGCAAAAAGTTCCAACTCTGTGACAa ATGTCATGATGCAGAACAAAGACTTGATGTGAGGGATAGACATCCAGTTAATAGCAGGGACAAGCATAATCTGTATCCA GTTGAAATAAATGATGTGGCCGCTGACACAAAGGATGAAGATGAGATACTAGAAAGCGAGTTCTTTGACACGCGGCACGCATTCTTGAGTCTTTGTCAAGGAAACCATTATCAGTATGATACACTACGCCGAGCTAAACACTCCTCGATGATGGTTTTATATCACCTCCATAATCCGACTGCCCCTGCATTTGTTACCACATGCCGCATGTGCCACCACGACATTGAGGCTGGTCAGAGTTGGCATTGTGAAACTTGTCCCGACTTTGATGTATGCAGTACTTGTTATCAGAATGAAGGCAGTGTTGATCACCCTCATAGATTAACGAATCAATTATCCATGTCTGATCGTAATGCGCAGAATAAGGAAGCTCGGCAACAACGTGTTTTACAG CTTCGGACAATGCTGGACCTTTTGGTGCATGCTTCACAATGTCGCTATCCGCATTGCCAATACCCCAACTGCCGCAAAGTTAAGAAACTTTTTCGCCACGGTATGCAATGCAGACTACGTGCTTCAGGAGGTTGCAATCTGTGTAAGAGGATGTGGTATCTTCTTCAGCTGCATGCCCGAGCTTGTAGAGAGTTGGAGTGTACTGTGCCACGTTGCAA GGATTTGAAAGAGCATTTTAGAAGGTCGCAGAAGCAATCTGAATCGAGGCGGAGGGCAGCTGTGATGGAGATGATGAGACAGAGAGCCACGGAAGTTGCTTCGGCCAACACTGGATAA